From Prochlorococcus sp. MIT 1223, the proteins below share one genomic window:
- a CDS encoding SDR family oxidoreductase, with protein MNSSSPNTSRWSDLRIGITGISGTLGKALTKTLREKGAYVVGLTSNQKSNNSFTSDSPNELINWKCGEEKELDNVLNSLDILILNHGINLQGSQTNKDISKALEINALSTLRFLDRFEELLKKDTSQTKRCEVWVNTSEAEIQPAFSPTYEISKRLLGQIVSIKMSNIAKGKKSYLTIRKIILGPFKSNLNPIGIMNAEFVARQILNLSGLNLKLIIISPNPFTYLIMPIVEVLRFIYFRFTSFINNK; from the coding sequence ATGAATTCTTCAAGTCCAAATACCTCTCGTTGGTCTGATCTCAGAATAGGTATTACTGGAATCTCTGGGACCCTAGGGAAAGCCTTAACTAAAACGCTTAGAGAGAAAGGTGCATACGTTGTAGGATTAACAAGCAATCAAAAATCCAATAACTCCTTCACATCAGATTCCCCAAACGAATTAATTAATTGGAAGTGTGGAGAAGAAAAAGAATTAGATAATGTTTTAAATTCTCTTGATATTTTAATTTTAAATCATGGAATTAACCTTCAAGGATCACAAACAAATAAAGATATTAGTAAGGCTTTGGAAATAAATGCTTTAAGCACATTACGTTTTTTAGATCGTTTTGAAGAACTACTCAAGAAAGATACATCTCAAACAAAAAGGTGTGAGGTTTGGGTTAATACGTCTGAAGCAGAAATACAGCCAGCCTTTAGTCCTACTTATGAAATAAGCAAGAGGCTTTTAGGGCAAATAGTTTCTATTAAAATGAGTAATATAGCTAAAGGAAAGAAATCTTATCTGACAATCCGAAAAATCATTTTAGGTCCTTTTAAGTCCAATCTCAATCCTATTGGCATAATGAATGCTGAATTCGTAGCACGTCAAATATTAAATCTGTCAGGACTTAATTTAAAGTTAATTATTATAAGTCCAAACCCATTTACATATCTAATAATGCCTATTGTTGAAGTTTTAAGATTTATTTATTTCCGGTTTACTAGTTTTATAAACAATAAATAA
- a CDS encoding YajQ family cyclic di-GMP-binding protein, with the protein MSGTYSFDVVSDFDRQELINAVDQLNREVGQRYDLKASNTEIDLQENELIIITASDMTLQAVEAILRQKATKRNLSLKIFDFQLPESSSGNRVKQKILLKKGLSQEISKKISKIIRDKIKKINVSIQGESLRITGKNKDDLQEAITLLRSQEEELEVPLQYENFR; encoded by the coding sequence ATGTCAGGAACTTATTCTTTTGATGTTGTCTCAGACTTTGATCGTCAGGAATTGATCAATGCAGTTGATCAATTAAATAGAGAGGTAGGTCAACGTTATGATCTTAAGGCTTCAAATACTGAAATTGATCTACAGGAAAATGAATTAATCATAATAACGGCAAGTGATATGACCTTGCAGGCTGTTGAAGCTATTTTAAGGCAAAAGGCAACTAAGAGAAATCTGTCTCTAAAGATATTTGACTTTCAATTACCTGAATCATCTTCGGGTAATCGTGTTAAACAAAAGATTTTATTAAAGAAAGGATTGTCACAGGAGATTTCCAAGAAAATAAGTAAAATTATTCGAGATAAGATTAAAAAGATAAATGTATCCATTCAAGGAGAATCTTTAAGAATTACTGGTAAAAATAAAGATGACTTACAGGAAGCAATTACTTTGTTAAGATCTCAAGAGGAAGAACTTGAAGTCCCTTTGCAATACGAAAATTTCAGGTAA
- the larC gene encoding nickel pincer cofactor biosynthesis protein LarC has translation MKNLYLECPIGISGDMFLAALIDLGFPENLLKDEVKKIGLNKSFKLEVIESKSYGLRGKKIDIEKIKTLPSIKSWLTIEKEINSLRIKDSVKVNILNVFKEIALAESVVHGCELSDVHFHELASIETLVNIFGVCLAIDFFKPKNIYCTPPVVGSGNIKTAHGVMPVPVPCVMEIAKRNNIQLSGGSDSPESELTTPTGIALLSVFVDEFKQPSSIKISSIGIGLGKKDFCRPNFLRLSQIDNVNLGKQDKLIPKLSWEILIVQEAWIDDSSPEDLADLITKLRKGGALDVISYPVQMKKGRQGMNIQAILYSNLAEELRMIWFSQGTTIGLRETEIGRWVLPRRKGVCFTRFGEIKVKQVKRPNGELTIKPEHNDLLKISKETDKSPDQIRKEMFQSLENFVPSEDWSFE, from the coding sequence ATGAAAAATCTTTATCTCGAGTGTCCAATAGGTATATCTGGAGATATGTTTTTAGCAGCTTTAATTGACTTGGGATTTCCAGAAAACTTGCTCAAAGATGAAGTAAAAAAAATAGGATTAAATAAATCTTTTAAACTAGAAGTAATAGAATCTAAAAGCTATGGATTAAGAGGAAAGAAGATTGATATCGAAAAAATTAAGACTTTACCCTCTATAAAAAGTTGGCTAACTATAGAAAAAGAAATTAATAGTCTTCGAATAAAGGATTCCGTAAAAGTAAATATTTTAAATGTTTTTAAGGAAATCGCTTTAGCAGAATCTGTCGTTCACGGATGTGAACTTAGTGATGTCCATTTTCATGAATTAGCCTCTATTGAAACTCTTGTAAATATTTTTGGAGTATGCCTAGCAATTGATTTTTTTAAGCCAAAAAATATTTATTGCACACCTCCGGTAGTTGGCTCAGGGAATATTAAAACGGCTCATGGTGTCATGCCCGTACCAGTCCCTTGCGTTATGGAAATAGCAAAGAGAAATAACATTCAATTGTCTGGTGGAAGTGATTCGCCTGAATCCGAATTAACTACTCCAACTGGGATTGCCTTGCTCAGTGTTTTTGTAGATGAATTCAAGCAACCTTCTTCTATTAAAATTTCATCGATAGGAATTGGCTTAGGCAAAAAAGATTTCTGCAGGCCAAACTTCTTAAGATTAAGTCAAATTGATAATGTGAACCTTGGAAAACAAGACAAATTAATCCCTAAACTATCTTGGGAGATACTGATAGTTCAAGAGGCCTGGATAGATGATAGTTCTCCAGAAGACCTGGCGGATTTAATAACTAAGTTGCGAAAAGGAGGCGCTCTTGATGTGATTTCTTACCCAGTCCAAATGAAAAAAGGTAGGCAAGGTATGAATATTCAAGCAATTTTATATTCTAATTTAGCTGAGGAACTTAGAATGATTTGGTTCTCTCAAGGCACAACAATAGGATTAAGAGAAACTGAGATTGGTCGATGGGTCTTACCCCGCAGAAAAGGAGTTTGCTTTACTAGATTTGGGGAAATCAAAGTTAAACAAGTGAAGAGACCTAATGGGGAATTAACGATAAAGCCTGAACATAATGATTTACTCAAGATAAGCAAAGAAACTGACAAGTCTCCAGATCAAATTAGAAAGGAAATGTTTCAATCATTAGAGAATTTTGTCCCATCCGAAGATTGGTCTTTCGAATAA
- the hemL gene encoding glutamate-1-semialdehyde 2,1-aminomutase: MANCVYEPNRIVAVTNALNTNRSEAIFSAAKELMPGGVSSPVRAFKSVNGNPIVFDRVKGPYAWDVDGNRFIDYVGSWGPAICGHAHPEVIAALQEALEKGTSFGAPCELENQLAEMVIEAVPSIEMVRFVNSGTEACMAVLRLMRAYTGRDKVIKFEGCYHGHADMFLVKAGSGVATLGLPDSPGVPRSTTANTLTAPYNDLEAVKELFAENPDAVSGVILEPVVGNAGFITPEPGFLEGLRELTKENGALLVFDEVMTGFRISYGGAQERFGVIPDLTTMGKVIGGGLPVGAYGGKKEIMSMVAPAGPMYQAGTLSGNPLAMTAGIKTLELLKQEGSYERLESITQRLIKGIVQAGKDEGIPITGSSISAMFGFYLCEGPVRNFEEAKSADSELYGKLHRAILEKGIYLAPSAFEAGFTSLAHSEDDINSTLQCFQECFSEIKK, encoded by the coding sequence ATGGCCAACTGTGTTTATGAGCCCAATCGCATAGTTGCCGTGACAAACGCGTTGAACACAAATCGTTCAGAGGCAATCTTTAGTGCTGCTAAAGAACTAATGCCTGGGGGGGTAAGTTCTCCTGTTAGAGCTTTTAAATCTGTTAATGGCAATCCAATTGTCTTTGATCGAGTTAAAGGCCCTTATGCATGGGATGTGGATGGAAATCGCTTCATCGACTATGTAGGGAGCTGGGGGCCTGCTATATGCGGTCATGCTCATCCTGAAGTAATTGCAGCTCTTCAAGAAGCCCTAGAGAAGGGAACCAGCTTTGGGGCTCCATGTGAACTGGAGAACCAATTAGCAGAGATGGTTATAGAGGCTGTTCCAAGTATTGAGATGGTTCGCTTCGTCAATAGCGGTACAGAAGCCTGCATGGCAGTCCTAAGGCTCATGAGAGCTTATACAGGAAGGGATAAGGTGATTAAGTTTGAAGGCTGCTACCACGGACATGCTGACATGTTTCTTGTGAAGGCTGGCTCTGGTGTTGCAACTTTGGGGCTGCCGGACTCTCCAGGAGTACCACGCAGCACCACGGCAAACACCTTGACGGCTCCATACAACGATCTTGAAGCTGTTAAAGAATTATTTGCAGAAAACCCAGATGCAGTCTCAGGTGTAATTCTTGAGCCAGTTGTTGGGAATGCTGGTTTCATTACACCAGAGCCTGGATTCCTTGAAGGACTTAGGGAGCTAACTAAAGAGAACGGGGCATTACTTGTTTTTGATGAAGTAATGACTGGATTTAGGATTAGTTATGGTGGGGCTCAAGAACGTTTTGGAGTCATCCCAGATCTAACAACAATGGGCAAAGTAATCGGCGGTGGGCTGCCAGTAGGTGCTTATGGAGGGAAGAAAGAAATCATGTCGATGGTCGCACCTGCAGGCCCCATGTATCAGGCGGGTACTCTTAGTGGAAACCCACTTGCAATGACGGCTGGAATAAAAACACTAGAACTTCTTAAACAAGAAGGCTCATACGAAAGGCTTGAATCAATAACTCAAAGACTTATCAAAGGTATTGTTCAAGCTGGAAAAGATGAAGGCATACCTATAACGGGTAGCAGCATAAGCGCAATGTTTGGTTTCTATTTATGCGAAGGGCCGGTAAGAAACTTTGAGGAAGCAAAATCAGCCGATTCAGAATTATATGGAAAACTTCATAGAGCAATACTTGAAAAGGGTATTTATCTAGCACCTAGTGCATTTGAAGCAGGTTTCACGTCACTTGCTCATTCTGAAGATGATATAAATTCCACTTTACAATGCTTTCAAGAGTGCTTCTCTGAAATCAAAAAGTAA
- the map gene encoding type I methionyl aminopeptidase, translating into MNLFSDLLASSNGSISKTGPRIQQRRGIELKSLREIKIMRDASKIVATVLKEIESMVSPGMTTGDLDEYAERTIREMGATPSFKGYQGFPSSICASINNEVVHGIPSSKRIIKSGDLLKVDTGAYFDGYHGDSCITICVGEVSEIAKELSRVAQEALNAGISKVKPKNTLMDIAGAVEDVVKENGFSVVEDYTGHGVGRNLHEEPSVFNFRTTDLPNVTLRPGMTLAIEPIVNSGSKACKTLKDGWTVVTQDGSLSAQWEHTVLVTSKGFEILTERNN; encoded by the coding sequence ATGAATCTTTTTTCTGACCTACTAGCATCTTCCAATGGAAGCATTAGCAAAACTGGCCCTAGGATTCAGCAGAGAAGAGGGATAGAGCTTAAATCTCTACGCGAGATAAAGATAATGAGAGATGCCAGCAAAATAGTAGCTACGGTCCTAAAAGAAATTGAATCAATGGTTTCTCCTGGTATGACAACAGGAGATTTAGATGAATATGCTGAGCGAACAATTAGAGAAATGGGAGCAACTCCAAGTTTTAAGGGCTACCAGGGATTCCCTTCTAGTATTTGCGCAAGTATTAATAATGAAGTTGTTCATGGAATCCCTTCCTCGAAAAGAATTATAAAATCAGGAGATTTACTTAAAGTTGATACTGGCGCTTATTTTGATGGCTATCACGGAGATAGCTGTATAACTATTTGCGTAGGAGAGGTTTCGGAAATTGCTAAAGAGCTAAGTCGAGTTGCTCAAGAAGCTTTAAATGCTGGTATATCTAAAGTTAAGCCTAAAAACACTTTAATGGATATTGCTGGCGCAGTAGAAGACGTTGTAAAGGAGAATGGCTTTAGTGTTGTAGAGGACTACACCGGGCACGGGGTTGGTCGCAATCTTCATGAAGAACCATCTGTTTTTAACTTTAGAACTACAGATCTTCCAAATGTAACTTTGCGGCCTGGGATGACTCTTGCAATAGAACCTATTGTTAATAGTGGGAGTAAAGCCTGTAAAACCTTGAAAGATGGCTGGACAGTTGTAACTCAAGATGGGAGTCTTTCTGCTCAATGGGAACATACGGTCCTTGTTACAAGTAAGGGTTTTGAGATACTTACTGAAAGAAACAATTAG
- the gltX gene encoding glutamate--tRNA ligase codes for MTVRVRLAPSPTGTLHIGTARTALFNWLFAKKNSGKFLLRIEDTDKERSKQEHLENILQGLKWLNLQWDEDLIIQSERINCHRQAIKKLLEEGYAYRCFATEVELEEMREAQKRRGEAPRYDNRYRDLSKEDEANFITEGRSYVIRFRINDEERIEWNDLVRGQMKWKGEDLGGDMVISRRANSMEIGEPLYNLVVVIDDAEMQISHVIRGEDHITNTAKQILLYKALGLRIPEFAHTPLILNSEGKKLSKRDGVTSINQFRDMGYTAEALTNYMALLGWSIPEGMNERFNIEEAAELFSFKRVNKAGAKFDWDKLNWLNSQVIHSWEPEILYESLETIWAKAGWTIPSRAWGIELSKLLGPSLITLQDSLKQSEPFFNEPELKSDGIKQLESEGAKGSLKALLEELEKNPWDGKDIQIAKSLIQEISASLKIKKGLIMKSLRASLLGDLQGPDLITTWSLLAQIDKDKNRLRKSIK; via the coding sequence GTGACGGTTCGAGTAAGACTTGCCCCTAGTCCCACTGGAACTCTTCATATAGGAACAGCTAGAACAGCATTATTCAATTGGCTCTTTGCTAAAAAAAATAGTGGGAAGTTCTTACTCAGGATAGAAGACACTGATAAAGAGAGATCGAAGCAAGAGCACCTAGAAAATATTCTTCAGGGACTAAAATGGCTAAATCTTCAATGGGATGAAGATTTAATAATTCAAAGTGAACGTATCAACTGTCATAGACAAGCCATTAAGAAACTTCTTGAAGAAGGTTATGCCTACAGATGTTTTGCAACCGAAGTAGAACTTGAAGAGATGAGAGAAGCGCAGAAGAGGAGAGGAGAAGCTCCTCGATATGACAATAGATATCGAGATCTCAGTAAAGAAGATGAAGCAAATTTCATAACTGAAGGAAGATCTTATGTGATTCGTTTTCGAATAAATGATGAAGAAAGAATTGAGTGGAATGACCTTGTAAGAGGACAAATGAAATGGAAAGGAGAAGACTTGGGAGGAGACATGGTTATTTCCAGGAGAGCGAACTCAATGGAGATTGGCGAGCCTCTTTACAACTTAGTTGTTGTAATTGACGATGCTGAAATGCAAATATCACATGTCATTAGAGGTGAAGACCATATAACAAATACAGCAAAACAAATACTCCTTTATAAAGCTTTAGGACTTAGAATTCCTGAATTTGCTCATACTCCTTTAATTCTTAATTCAGAAGGGAAAAAACTTTCAAAAAGAGATGGGGTTACTTCTATAAATCAATTTAGAGATATGGGATACACAGCAGAAGCCTTGACTAATTACATGGCTTTACTGGGGTGGTCAATACCCGAAGGAATGAATGAAAGATTTAATATTGAAGAGGCTGCTGAATTATTTAGTTTTAAACGTGTAAATAAAGCAGGGGCAAAATTTGACTGGGACAAACTTAATTGGCTGAACTCTCAAGTCATTCATTCATGGGAACCTGAGATCTTATATGAATCGTTAGAAACTATTTGGGCAAAGGCTGGTTGGACAATTCCCAGTCGAGCTTGGGGGATTGAGCTAAGTAAACTCTTAGGACCATCACTAATAACTCTTCAAGACTCATTAAAACAATCAGAGCCATTCTTTAATGAACCTGAATTAAAATCTGATGGGATCAAACAACTTGAGAGTGAAGGAGCAAAAGGCTCTCTGAAAGCGCTTTTAGAAGAATTAGAAAAGAATCCATGGGACGGTAAAGACATACAAATAGCAAAAAGTCTTATTCAAGAAATTTCTGCTTCTCTCAAAATCAAAAAGGGGCTTATCATGAAAAGTCTAAGAGCTTCTCTCCTAGGAGATTTACAAGGACCTGACCTAATAACCACCTGGTCTTTATTAGCTCAAATAGATAAAGATAAAAATCGATTAAGAAAAAGTATCAAATAA
- the xth gene encoding exodeoxyribonuclease III — protein MLIATWNVNSIRTRLPQVMDWIKEVNPDLLCLQETKVEDKSFPKEQFEEYGYHTYFHGQKSYNGVALLSKEPLNDVRFGIKDELKNNDEAEKLSEQKRVISALIEGIRIVNIYVPNGSSVNSDKYDYKIKWLKCMKKYLEAQSKREEPLCLLGDINIAPDDRDIHNPEKLTGSIMASELERKCLRDLLNKRLEDVFRIFEPHSGHWSWWDYRSSAWERDKGWRIDQIYLSEELIQNAKSCKIHKKVRSNLKPSDHAPVVVEINWPAEDLEDSFPYFT, from the coding sequence GTGTTAATTGCAACCTGGAATGTTAATTCAATACGAACTCGCTTGCCTCAAGTCATGGACTGGATTAAGGAAGTTAATCCTGATCTACTTTGCCTGCAAGAGACAAAGGTTGAAGATAAGTCTTTCCCTAAAGAACAATTTGAAGAATATGGTTATCACACTTATTTTCATGGTCAAAAATCTTATAATGGAGTAGCTCTTCTCAGTAAGGAACCACTTAATGACGTGAGATTTGGAATTAAAGATGAATTAAAAAATAATGATGAAGCTGAAAAACTAAGTGAGCAAAAAAGAGTTATTAGTGCATTAATAGAAGGAATTCGAATAGTAAACATATATGTTCCCAATGGATCATCTGTGAATTCTGACAAATATGACTACAAAATAAAATGGCTTAAATGCATGAAAAAATATCTAGAAGCTCAATCAAAAAGAGAAGAGCCTCTTTGTCTTTTAGGAGACATCAATATCGCACCAGATGATAGAGATATTCATAATCCAGAAAAATTAACTGGTTCAATAATGGCCAGTGAATTAGAAAGAAAATGTCTTCGTGATTTATTGAATAAACGATTAGAAGATGTTTTTAGAATATTTGAACCTCATTCTGGGCATTGGAGCTGGTGGGATTATCGCAGCTCTGCGTGGGAAAGAGATAAAGGGTGGAGAATTGATCAGATTTATCTCAGCGAAGAACTCATTCAAAATGCAAAAAGCTGCAAAATTCACAAAAAAGTGAGATCTAATTTAAAACCAAGCGATCATGCACCTGTAGTTGTTGAAATCAACTGGCCCGCAGAAGATCTTGAGGACTCTTTTCCGTATTTCACTTGA
- a CDS encoding phosphotransacetylase family protein, translated as MAKTLMIGSCEPFSGKSALVLGMARKCIASQKKVRFGKPLATTVELFSESESRNSKIIDEDVRFIGKTLGLSAKDLIPSVDYISSESSESRLIDSNLQPGIRFEEFKETLLDPIDGINILEGAGSLHEGLLYGLSLVELVKRLDIPALLVHTWQDSRSVDDLLAAKQELEEHFVGVVLNGVDPSEINNIQTKVVPALGALGIEVFGIMPRSPLLRSVTVEELASRLEARVICCSDKLELMVETLSIGAMSVNSAMEFFRRRRNMAVVTGADRTDLQLAALEASTQCLILTGAGEPLPQLVNRAEELEVPLLRVDRDTLSTVEVIENAFGHVRLHESVKATYAFRLVEEHCDLTRLFSRLETHS; from the coding sequence GTGGCAAAGACCTTGATGATCGGATCATGCGAGCCATTTAGTGGTAAATCCGCTTTGGTGCTTGGTATGGCAAGAAAGTGTATTGCTTCTCAAAAAAAAGTTAGATTTGGTAAGCCCCTTGCTACTACTGTTGAGTTGTTTTCGGAATCTGAATCTAGAAATTCCAAAATCATTGATGAAGACGTTCGATTTATTGGTAAGACTTTAGGCTTATCTGCAAAAGATTTAATACCTTCTGTAGATTATATATCTTCTGAAAGTTCTGAAAGTCGATTAATTGATTCAAACCTTCAACCTGGAATAAGATTTGAAGAATTTAAGGAAACATTATTAGACCCTATAGATGGAATAAATATTCTTGAAGGTGCTGGCAGCCTTCATGAAGGGTTGCTTTATGGATTAAGCCTTGTTGAATTAGTTAAAAGATTAGATATACCGGCTTTATTAGTTCATACTTGGCAAGACAGCAGAAGTGTTGATGATTTATTGGCTGCTAAGCAAGAGCTTGAAGAGCATTTTGTTGGTGTAGTACTGAATGGTGTTGACCCTAGTGAAATTAATAACATCCAAACTAAAGTAGTACCTGCTTTAGGTGCATTAGGTATAGAGGTGTTTGGAATTATGCCTCGTTCGCCTCTTTTAAGAAGCGTCACAGTAGAAGAGCTGGCCAGCAGATTGGAAGCAAGAGTTATTTGTTGTTCAGATAAATTGGAATTAATGGTTGAAACACTAAGTATCGGGGCAATGAGTGTTAATTCTGCAATGGAATTTTTTCGAAGGAGACGTAATATGGCTGTCGTAACTGGAGCGGATCGTACTGATTTGCAATTAGCTGCTTTGGAGGCTTCAACTCAATGTTTAATACTTACAGGAGCTGGCGAGCCTCTTCCTCAATTGGTTAACCGAGCAGAAGAACTAGAAGTTCCTTTATTACGAGTTGATAGAGATACTCTTTCTACTGTTGAGGTAATTGAAAATGCTTTTGGCCATGTGCGATTGCATGAATCGGTAAAAGCTACTTATGCCTTTCGTCTAGTGGAAGAGCATTGTGATTTAACTCGACTTTTCTCAAGACTAGAAACTCATTCATAA
- a CDS encoding hyperconserved protein Hcp: MELDLQPGDVVKVLESAALGWVRARVIRVKSGGRVVVQSDQGREFTARGNQVRLIEPAGFRP; this comes from the coding sequence ATGGAGTTAGATCTTCAACCTGGTGATGTTGTAAAAGTCCTTGAATCAGCCGCACTAGGCTGGGTTCGAGCAAGAGTAATTCGAGTTAAATCTGGAGGTAGAGTTGTTGTTCAAAGTGATCAAGGTAGGGAATTCACTGCAAGAGGAAATCAAGTTCGGTTAATAGAACCTGCAGGATTTCGCCCTTAA
- a CDS encoding DNA recombination-mediator protein A: MSLSRSMDLPSLGRVDTLAQELALLQDKGKRRIAFLGSRHVPVVAIHLVELIARSLAQEGHSLITSGSQGVNAAVIRAVLEVDSSLLTVLLPQSLERQTPEIRDQLSNVLHLIEKPDNDELSLPMASSLCNQEIISRCDQLICFAFHDSETLLSSCNNAEEMGKIVSLLFFD, encoded by the coding sequence ATGTCCTTGAGTCGATCTATGGACCTCCCCTCTCTTGGCCGCGTTGATACGTTGGCTCAGGAGTTGGCCTTGTTACAAGACAAGGGAAAACGAAGAATTGCTTTCTTAGGGAGCAGGCATGTACCTGTAGTAGCCATTCATCTTGTGGAGTTGATAGCTAGATCTTTGGCGCAAGAAGGACATTCTTTGATCACATCAGGCTCTCAAGGTGTCAACGCTGCTGTAATACGAGCCGTTTTAGAGGTGGATTCTTCACTTTTAACAGTACTTTTACCTCAAAGTCTAGAAAGGCAAACCCCAGAGATTCGAGATCAATTAAGTAATGTATTGCATTTGATTGAGAAACCTGATAATGATGAGTTATCTCTTCCGATGGCTAGCAGCCTTTGCAACCAAGAGATTATCAGTCGCTGTGATCAGTTAATATGCTTTGCATTTCATGATAGTGAAACACTTTTAAGTAGTTGCAATAATGCTGAGGAAATGGGAAAGATAGTTAGCTTATTGTTTTTTGATTGA
- a CDS encoding prohibitin family protein, with translation MTTPFRNVTPNGPGGATTLLLVLSFTGFLLLTQALFVVPAGKVAVVTTLGKVSGRPRNPGLNFKVPFIQATYPFDVRTKVIPENFEALTKDLQVIEATATVKYAVRSSEAGRVFSTISYTDSEVYPRIIKPSLLKALKSVFSKYELVAIASNWSDISRIVEETVAKELDKFDYVDVQALDLTGLQIAEEYRAAIEQKQIAEQQLLRAQTEVKIAEQEALRYETLTQSLDDQVLFKLFLDKWDGKTQVVPALPGNKGGGNPVIVGGRGN, from the coding sequence ATGACAACCCCATTTCGTAACGTTACACCTAATGGACCTGGTGGTGCGACAACTCTTTTGTTGGTCCTTTCTTTTACGGGCTTCTTGCTGCTTACACAAGCTCTATTCGTTGTCCCAGCTGGAAAGGTGGCTGTGGTAACAACTCTTGGGAAAGTTAGTGGCAGGCCCAGAAATCCAGGCCTTAACTTTAAAGTTCCTTTCATTCAGGCCACTTATCCTTTTGACGTAAGAACTAAAGTTATACCAGAAAATTTTGAGGCGCTTACAAAGGATCTTCAAGTTATTGAGGCTACAGCAACTGTAAAATATGCAGTTAGGTCAAGTGAGGCTGGAAGAGTTTTTAGTACTATCTCTTATACTGATTCAGAAGTTTATCCTCGAATAATCAAGCCTTCTTTATTGAAAGCTTTGAAATCAGTTTTCTCAAAGTATGAGCTGGTTGCCATTGCAAGTAATTGGAGCGATATTTCTCGAATAGTAGAAGAGACAGTTGCTAAAGAATTAGATAAATTTGACTATGTAGATGTACAGGCTCTTGATTTAACTGGTTTACAAATAGCAGAAGAATATAGAGCAGCTATTGAACAGAAACAAATTGCTGAACAGCAGTTACTTAGGGCACAAACTGAAGTTAAAATTGCTGAGCAAGAAGCCCTAAGGTATGAGACTTTGACTCAAAGTCTTGATGATCAAGTTCTCTTTAAATTGTTCTTAGACAAGTGGGATGGAAAAACACAAGTAGTTCCGGCTTTGCCTGGTAATAAAGGTGGTGGAAATCCTGTTATTGTCGGCGGTAGAGGTAATTAA